A genomic window from Cupriavidus metallidurans CH34 includes:
- a CDS encoding sensor histidine kinase — translation MRWLSFLLVGISSGVAFAAAIVPSFGRRRSHSGGTTESVQSSNHAREIAHLSPAPGMNELAGSIAHELNQPLTAITSNAQAAREYLASGPCDPAEVREILDDIVADASRASEIVRRVRALILGEAPSAIHFNVGEVVDQAIALVDANARARSVLVSREVANSLPRAVGDPMEIQLVLLNLLSNALDAVESVRPHGERSASILAQERNGMVVVSVRDNGCGVEPGQLERIFQPFYSSKHKGMGLGLSFSRALVERNGGRLSAIRNSNTGMTFELSLRTEDAAQDLRGSVLPLAPRGIHPLHHGGKNDERNAANGMYRR, via the coding sequence ATGCGATGGCTGTCCTTCCTGTTGGTAGGCATCTCCAGCGGCGTGGCGTTCGCCGCCGCGATCGTTCCCAGCTTCGGGCGTCGCAGGTCGCATTCCGGCGGGACAACGGAATCAGTGCAATCCAGCAACCATGCAAGGGAGATCGCCCATCTGTCGCCCGCACCCGGCATGAACGAACTAGCCGGCTCGATCGCGCATGAATTGAACCAGCCGCTGACGGCTATCACCAGCAATGCTCAGGCGGCCAGGGAGTATCTGGCATCGGGGCCATGCGACCCCGCCGAGGTGCGCGAGATCCTGGACGATATCGTCGCCGATGCGTCTCGCGCGAGCGAGATCGTCAGGCGGGTGAGGGCATTGATCCTGGGCGAAGCCCCTTCGGCGATCCACTTCAATGTCGGCGAGGTCGTCGATCAGGCGATAGCCCTCGTCGATGCCAATGCGCGGGCACGTAGTGTTCTGGTGTCGCGCGAAGTTGCCAATTCGCTTCCCCGCGCCGTTGGCGACCCGATGGAAATCCAGCTGGTGCTGCTCAATCTGCTGAGCAACGCCCTCGATGCAGTGGAATCCGTGCGCCCGCACGGCGAGCGCTCAGCGTCGATCCTGGCGCAGGAACGCAATGGAATGGTCGTCGTTTCGGTGCGCGACAACGGTTGCGGCGTCGAACCGGGGCAGCTCGAGCGTATCTTCCAGCCGTTCTATTCGTCGAAGCACAAGGGCATGGGGTTGGGGCTGTCTTTCAGCCGCGCCCTGGTGGAGCGCAATGGCGGACGCCTGTCTGCGATCCGCAACAGCAACACGGGTATGACTTTTGAACTATCGCTGCGCACGGAAGACGCGGCGCAGGACCTGCGCGGGTCGGTATTGCCACTCGCACCGCGCGGCATCCATCCGCTCCATCACGGAGGAAAGAACGATGAACGCAATGCAGCCAACGGTATGTATCGTCGATGA
- a CDS encoding efflux RND transporter periplasmic adaptor subunit, giving the protein MASGLESKGRQYAFMFLTALAVAGCGKQEAKGPAAPPVTEVGVVKVDLHDVPVAFEFVGQTESSQQVEIRARVNGFLEQRLYTEGTMVKAGQVLFRMDQKPFKAALDAAMAELAQQQARLTTARQNLARVRPLAAKNALSQKDLDDSVGQEQGAAAAVEQAKANVTNARLNLDYTTITAPVSGLSSYAKKQVGSYIDASNSLLTYVAKLDPIWVNFSLSENEVLQYQSQQASGQLKMPPRGSMEVEIVLADGATYGKRGHITFADASFSSETGTYLLRAEFPNTEGALRPGQFVRVRVLGAERTRAITVPQAAVVQGQRGQFVWTVGKDNKAETRVVDVGEWAQGNWIIRSGLREGDTVVVDGTVRLAPGAPLKPVAAPPQPVSTERPPGSPGAAPTPASAPTAAPEKGATS; this is encoded by the coding sequence ATGGCGAGTGGACTGGAGTCCAAGGGCAGGCAGTATGCGTTCATGTTCCTCACCGCACTGGCAGTAGCGGGATGCGGAAAGCAGGAGGCGAAGGGGCCGGCCGCGCCGCCCGTGACCGAGGTTGGGGTCGTCAAGGTCGACCTCCACGACGTACCCGTCGCGTTCGAGTTCGTCGGGCAGACCGAGAGCTCGCAGCAGGTTGAAATCCGGGCGCGGGTCAACGGTTTCCTGGAGCAACGGCTCTATACCGAAGGCACGATGGTCAAGGCGGGGCAGGTGCTGTTCCGCATGGACCAGAAGCCATTCAAGGCCGCGCTGGACGCGGCCATGGCCGAACTGGCGCAGCAACAGGCGCGCCTCACCACCGCGCGCCAGAACCTTGCCCGCGTGCGCCCGCTGGCGGCCAAGAATGCGTTGAGCCAGAAGGATCTCGACGATTCCGTTGGGCAGGAGCAGGGCGCCGCCGCCGCGGTGGAGCAGGCCAAGGCCAACGTGACAAACGCCCGTCTGAATCTGGACTACACGACGATCACCGCGCCGGTCTCCGGGTTATCCAGCTACGCCAAGAAGCAGGTCGGTTCGTATATCGACGCGAGCAACAGCTTGCTGACTTATGTCGCCAAGCTCGACCCGATCTGGGTCAATTTCAGTTTGTCGGAGAACGAGGTCCTCCAGTACCAGTCCCAGCAAGCCTCCGGGCAGTTGAAGATGCCGCCGCGCGGCTCGATGGAGGTGGAGATCGTCTTGGCGGATGGCGCGACCTATGGCAAGCGTGGCCACATCACGTTTGCCGATGCATCGTTCAGCTCCGAGACTGGCACCTATCTGCTGCGCGCGGAATTCCCGAATACCGAAGGCGCGCTGCGTCCGGGGCAATTCGTGCGCGTTCGCGTGCTTGGCGCGGAGCGCACGCGCGCGATCACGGTGCCGCAGGCGGCCGTGGTGCAAGGGCAACGTGGACAGTTTGTCTGGACCGTCGGCAAGGACAACAAGGCAGAGACCAGAGTGGTGGATGTCGGTGAATGGGCGCAGGGCAACTGGATTATCCGCTCCGGCCTGCGCGAAGGCGATACCGTGGTGGTCGATGGCACGGTGCGCCTCGCTCCCGGCGCGCCCCTCAAGCCAGTGGCCGCGCCTCCCCAGCCGGTGTCCACCGAACGGCCGCCTGGCTCCCCCGGCGCCGCGCCCACGCCAGCCTCGGCCCCAACCGCCGCCCCTGAGAAGGGGGCGACGTCATGA
- a CDS encoding efflux transporter outer membrane subunit, protein MKRRTVSRLMLLATLAAAGCAVGPDYVRPPVDVPQAYRFADEGISVPQTPATYWWSQMNDPVLDGLIATARANNKDLLIAAARVEEYYGRVMTTRSGLFPQVGIEAGGGRQRISTTNGTALPINNPFNQTHVAATASWEIDLFGRIRRLTEAAKADWQASELARRSTEISVVAATASAYITLRDLDNRLRISQETLESRRGALELFRERFQGGVVSEVEFAQARSEYASALTSVEQFRQQVALQEDLLAGLLGENPREIPRGKSISELTLPGVPVGLPSTLLEQRPDVLLAEQNLVAANARIGAARAEYFPTISLTGAFGAASTALSGLWTGPARAWSFAGLISMPIFTGGAIAGDVKQAEAIQTQSLQAYQQSIQTAFREVADALVSVQRTRDQLNAKTDQVDALGRYASLARDRYEGGYTSYLEVLDSERALFAAQLDQSTLIGSEFGQLVQLYKALGGGWPVESEAAQAPQASLSQPETRNKE, encoded by the coding sequence ATGAAGCGCCGCACGGTGTCCCGATTGATGCTTCTCGCCACGCTGGCCGCCGCCGGGTGCGCGGTCGGGCCGGACTACGTTCGTCCGCCTGTCGATGTTCCGCAGGCCTACCGCTTCGCGGACGAAGGTATCAGCGTGCCGCAGACACCGGCCACGTATTGGTGGTCGCAGATGAACGATCCGGTGCTGGACGGGCTGATTGCCACAGCGCGGGCCAACAACAAGGACTTGCTGATTGCCGCGGCACGGGTCGAGGAGTACTACGGCCGTGTCATGACCACCCGGTCTGGCCTGTTCCCTCAGGTGGGAATCGAGGCTGGCGGTGGGCGCCAGCGCATCAGCACCACCAATGGCACGGCGCTGCCGATCAACAACCCGTTCAACCAGACGCACGTCGCCGCCACCGCATCCTGGGAAATCGACCTGTTTGGCCGGATACGCCGCCTGACCGAGGCGGCCAAGGCTGACTGGCAGGCCAGCGAACTGGCGCGTCGGAGCACGGAAATCTCGGTGGTCGCCGCGACTGCCAGCGCCTATATCACGCTGCGGGATCTCGATAACCGCCTGCGTATCTCGCAAGAAACCCTGGAAAGCCGTCGGGGCGCGCTTGAGTTGTTCCGGGAGCGCTTCCAGGGCGGCGTGGTCTCCGAGGTCGAGTTCGCGCAAGCGCGGTCGGAATACGCATCGGCACTGACCTCGGTCGAGCAGTTCCGCCAGCAAGTCGCGCTGCAGGAGGATCTGCTGGCCGGTCTGCTGGGCGAGAATCCGCGTGAAATTCCGCGCGGCAAGTCGATCTCCGAGTTGACCTTGCCGGGCGTGCCGGTCGGCCTGCCTTCGACGTTACTGGAGCAGCGGCCGGACGTGCTCCTGGCCGAGCAGAATCTCGTGGCGGCCAATGCCCGCATCGGCGCCGCGCGTGCCGAATACTTCCCGACGATTTCGCTGACCGGCGCGTTCGGCGCTGCCAGCACGGCACTGTCGGGGCTGTGGACCGGTCCGGCACGGGCCTGGTCGTTCGCAGGGCTCATCAGTATGCCGATCTTCACCGGTGGCGCGATCGCCGGCGACGTCAAGCAGGCGGAGGCGATTCAGACGCAGTCGCTGCAGGCCTACCAGCAATCCATCCAGACAGCGTTCCGGGAAGTGGCGGATGCGCTGGTCAGCGTGCAGCGTACGCGCGATCAGCTCAATGCCAAGACCGACCAGGTCGATGCGCTGGGCCGTTACGCTTCGCTGGCACGAGATCGCTACGAAGGCGGTTATACGAGCTATCTTGAAGTGCTGGATTCCGAGCGCGCGCTGTTCGCCGCGCAACTCGACCAGTCCACCCTCATTGGTTCGGAGTTTGGCCAACTTGTCCAGCTCTACAAGGCGCTGGGTGGTGGCTGGCCCGTGGAGTCGGAAGCAGCACAGGCGCCTCAGGCAAGCCTGAGTCAACCGGAAACCCGTAACAAGGAGTGA
- a CDS encoding glycine zipper family protein, whose protein sequence is MSRSIIRPVLLLATAGIALGAMAQSKPIAYPAKGQSAAQQQQDDGYCYSWAKSNTGIDPAAVSSAPPPPSGPAVGGGERVGGAARGAAGGAVIGAITGDAGKGAAVGAAAGTMVGGSRARQNQRNAQANAQANTQGAMSTYYRAYSACMEGRGYSIK, encoded by the coding sequence ATGTCGAGGTCGATCATCAGGCCGGTCTTGTTGCTGGCCACGGCGGGCATCGCCCTTGGTGCGATGGCCCAGTCCAAGCCGATTGCGTATCCCGCCAAGGGACAGAGCGCCGCCCAGCAGCAACAGGACGACGGTTATTGTTATTCCTGGGCCAAATCAAATACGGGCATAGACCCAGCCGCCGTGTCCTCGGCGCCGCCGCCTCCCAGTGGTCCGGCAGTCGGCGGTGGCGAGCGTGTTGGCGGCGCCGCGCGTGGCGCCGCCGGCGGTGCGGTAATCGGCGCGATCACCGGCGATGCCGGCAAGGGTGCCGCCGTTGGCGCCGCGGCCGGCACGATGGTCGGTGGCTCGCGCGCCCGGCAGAACCAGCGCAACGCGCAAGCGAACGCCCAGGCCAACACCCAGGGCGCCATGTCCACGTACTACCGTGCTTATTCCGCGTGCATGGAAGGCCGTGGTTATTCGATCAAGTGA
- a CDS encoding response regulator transcription factor, with protein sequence MGSSGQFAVVIDDDESVARAISRLLRAAGIAVDTFTSGTVFLDQILSQPAYRPACVILDVSMPHLDGLEVQRRLGGLSLPIIFITAHDVPEARNKALSAGAIGYLRKPFNTQQLIELVRGVMTA encoded by the coding sequence ATGGGGTCTTCAGGACAATTTGCGGTGGTTATCGACGATGACGAGTCCGTTGCGCGCGCCATCTCGCGATTGCTGCGCGCCGCCGGCATCGCTGTCGATACCTTCACAAGCGGCACGGTATTCCTGGACCAGATCCTGTCACAGCCGGCTTATCGGCCTGCGTGCGTGATCCTCGACGTCAGCATGCCCCATCTCGACGGCCTTGAAGTGCAGCGCCGTCTCGGCGGATTGTCATTGCCGATCATTTTCATTACCGCCCACGACGTGCCCGAGGCCCGCAACAAGGCGCTCTCCGCCGGCGCAATCGGATACCTGCGCAAACCTTTCAATACGCAACAGCTCATCGAACTGGTGCGGGGTGTGATGACGGCTTGA
- a CDS encoding efflux RND transporter permease subunit, with the protein MKLSHFFIDRPIFASVLSIIIVVGGLVAMVNLPIAQFPDITPPTITVTTTYPGASSDVVAQNVAAPIEQQVNGADNMLYMSSTSSSTGNMTLTVYFEIGTDPSLAQVDVQNRVNLALPTLPDAVTKQGVSVQKRSSAFMMVIAVYSPDNSYPQTFVDNFTNIYILDALKRIPGANQASIFGTPDYAMRIWLKPDRMAQLGITVEDIKNAVANQNEQFSAGRIGQSPTDGPVTLTFPVTTKGRMTEPAEFENIILRAASGDAALVRLKDVGRAELGSKDYSLRSRYKGKTATLLAVYQQPGANALAVAEQVRKTLEEVKKSFPPGMEYEVALDTTEFVHESINEVVHTLRDAVILVILVVFLFLQSFRATLVPILAVPVSIIGTFMAMSAFGFSVNMLTLFGMVLAIGIVVDDAIVVIENVERNMVEFKMPPKEAAKHAMDEVGGPVIAIVLVLLAVFIPVAFLSGITGQLYKQFAITLAVSVLLSGVVALTLSPALAAILLKPGSHEKNRFFRWFNRSFDRLVEGYGRAIQLIIRRSVISLAIVAALIAVSVLMFMRIPSSFLPVEDQGYLLGAVIMPDAASLDRTSALSSRAADWFSKQPGVKAVAVPDGYSLIDSQNKSNAGTLFVTLKGFGERGKGESAADLIAKANKEFSTYREGVVVPVNPPSIPGLGTTGGFEFWLQSTGDGTYPQLEERVRAFIAKAHQRPELRGVTSTINTRSRQLLVDLDRERAETQGVAVESVYSALQTMFGSLYVSQFPKNSRLFQVILQAEPKYRSRPDDLDNVYVRNAKGDMVPIKAVTNSRWVSGADLVTRFNNFPAAKITGDAAPGYSSGQALAAMEEVAHEVLGEGYSFAWSGQAYEEKKAGSTAALVFAFALLMVFLILAAQYEKWSLPLGVLLAVPFALFGALMGILLRGMENDVYFQIGLTVLIALAAKNAILIFEFAVEMQEKEGLSPFEAAVKAAKMRLRPIIMTSLAFILGCVPLAIASGASAASRQSLGTGVIGGMLGATVIAIFFIPMFFWGLEQRSEKRKGKQPASGAGTGPGAGPASDTEATPGGTS; encoded by the coding sequence ATGAAGCTTTCACACTTCTTCATCGACCGTCCGATCTTCGCATCGGTCCTGTCGATCATCATTGTCGTTGGCGGTCTGGTTGCCATGGTCAACCTGCCGATCGCGCAGTTCCCTGACATCACGCCCCCGACCATCACAGTGACCACGACCTATCCGGGCGCCAGCTCGGACGTGGTGGCACAGAACGTCGCGGCCCCGATCGAGCAGCAGGTCAACGGCGCGGACAACATGCTGTATATGTCGTCCACCAGTTCGTCCACCGGCAACATGACGCTGACCGTCTACTTCGAGATCGGCACGGACCCGTCACTGGCACAGGTGGACGTGCAGAACCGCGTGAACCTGGCGCTGCCGACGTTGCCGGACGCGGTGACCAAGCAGGGCGTGAGCGTGCAGAAGCGTTCATCGGCCTTCATGATGGTGATCGCGGTCTATTCGCCGGATAACAGCTATCCGCAGACCTTCGTCGATAACTTCACGAACATCTATATTCTCGATGCGCTCAAGCGCATCCCCGGTGCCAACCAGGCGTCGATCTTCGGCACGCCCGACTACGCCATGCGCATCTGGCTGAAGCCGGACCGGATGGCCCAGCTAGGCATCACCGTCGAGGACATCAAGAACGCGGTGGCCAACCAGAACGAGCAGTTCTCCGCTGGCCGAATAGGACAGTCACCCACCGACGGGCCGGTCACACTGACCTTCCCGGTGACGACGAAGGGGCGGATGACCGAGCCGGCCGAGTTCGAGAACATCATCCTGCGTGCCGCCTCGGGTGACGCGGCGCTGGTGCGCCTCAAGGACGTCGGCCGTGCCGAACTGGGCTCCAAGGATTATTCGTTGCGCAGCCGCTACAAGGGCAAGACCGCCACGCTGCTGGCGGTCTATCAACAGCCGGGCGCCAACGCGCTGGCCGTGGCCGAGCAGGTCCGGAAGACGCTGGAGGAAGTAAAGAAGAGCTTCCCGCCGGGCATGGAGTATGAAGTCGCGCTGGATACCACCGAGTTTGTGCATGAGTCGATCAACGAGGTGGTGCATACGTTGCGCGACGCAGTGATCCTGGTGATCCTGGTCGTGTTCCTGTTCCTGCAGAGCTTCCGCGCCACGCTGGTCCCGATTCTGGCCGTGCCGGTGTCGATCATCGGCACGTTCATGGCCATGTCGGCGTTCGGCTTCTCGGTCAATATGCTGACGTTATTCGGGATGGTGCTGGCCATCGGCATTGTGGTGGACGACGCGATCGTCGTGATCGAGAACGTCGAACGGAACATGGTCGAGTTCAAGATGCCGCCCAAAGAGGCGGCCAAGCACGCCATGGACGAGGTGGGCGGCCCGGTGATCGCGATCGTGCTGGTGCTGCTGGCCGTGTTCATCCCGGTGGCGTTCCTGTCCGGCATCACGGGCCAGTTGTACAAGCAGTTCGCCATTACGCTGGCGGTGTCGGTGCTGCTGTCCGGTGTCGTCGCGCTGACCTTGTCGCCGGCACTGGCGGCCATCCTGCTTAAACCGGGCTCCCACGAGAAGAATCGCTTCTTCCGCTGGTTCAACCGCAGTTTCGATCGGCTCGTGGAAGGGTACGGCAGGGCGATCCAGCTCATCATCCGGCGCTCGGTGATATCGCTGGCAATCGTGGCCGCGCTGATTGCAGTCAGCGTGCTGATGTTCATGCGCATCCCGTCGTCGTTCCTGCCGGTGGAAGACCAGGGTTATCTGCTGGGCGCGGTGATCATGCCCGATGCGGCCAGCCTGGACCGCACGTCCGCGTTGTCCTCGCGCGCCGCGGACTGGTTCTCCAAGCAGCCGGGCGTCAAGGCGGTGGCGGTACCGGACGGCTACAGCCTGATCGACTCGCAGAACAAGTCCAATGCCGGCACGCTGTTTGTCACACTGAAGGGCTTTGGCGAGCGCGGCAAGGGCGAAAGCGCGGCGGACCTGATCGCGAAGGCTAACAAGGAGTTCTCCACCTACCGCGAGGGAGTCGTGGTGCCGGTCAATCCGCCATCGATCCCGGGCCTGGGTACGACCGGCGGCTTCGAGTTCTGGCTGCAAAGCACCGGGGATGGCACGTATCCGCAACTCGAGGAACGCGTCAGGGCGTTTATCGCCAAGGCACATCAGCGGCCCGAACTGCGCGGCGTGACCAGCACGATCAATACGCGCTCCAGACAGTTGCTGGTGGACCTCGACCGTGAGCGCGCGGAAACACAGGGCGTGGCGGTGGAGTCGGTCTACTCGGCCTTGCAGACGATGTTCGGCTCGCTCTACGTCAGCCAGTTCCCGAAGAACAGTCGCCTGTTCCAGGTGATCCTGCAGGCGGAGCCCAAGTACCGTTCGCGGCCCGACGACCTCGACAATGTCTACGTGCGTAATGCCAAGGGAGATATGGTCCCGATCAAGGCCGTGACGAATTCTCGCTGGGTCTCTGGCGCGGATCTGGTCACGCGGTTCAACAACTTCCCCGCAGCGAAGATTACTGGCGACGCCGCACCGGGCTATAGCTCCGGGCAGGCGCTGGCAGCAATGGAAGAGGTAGCCCACGAAGTCCTTGGCGAAGGCTACAGCTTTGCGTGGAGCGGACAGGCGTACGAAGAGAAGAAGGCAGGGTCCACCGCCGCGCTGGTTTTCGCCTTCGCATTGCTGATGGTGTTCCTGATCCTGGCCGCGCAGTACGAGAAATGGTCGTTGCCGCTGGGCGTGCTGCTGGCGGTGCCATTCGCGTTGTTTGGCGCGCTAATGGGCATCTTGCTGCGGGGTATGGAAAACGACGTGTACTTCCAGATCGGGTTGACCGTGCTGATCGCGCTGGCGGCCAAGAATGCCATCCTGATCTTCGAGTTCGCCGTGGAAATGCAAGAGAAGGAAGGGCTGAGCCCGTTTGAGGCCGCGGTCAAGGCAGCCAAGATGCGTCTGCGTCCGATCATCATGACTTCGCTGGCCTTCATCCTGGGTTGCGTGCCGCTGGCCATCGCCAGCGGGGCATCCGCTGCCAGCCGCCAGTCGCTCGGTACCGGCGTGATTGGCGGGATGCTTGGCGCGACCGTCATCGCCATCTTCTTCATCCCGATGTTCTTCTGGGGCCTGGAGCAGCGCAGCGAGAAGAGGAAGGGCAAGCAGCCGGCTTCAGGGGCTGGGACCGGGCCAGGGGCGGGGCCGGCGAGTGACACCGAGGCTACTCCGGGAGGCACGTCATGA
- a CDS encoding RNA-binding protein gives MALLMISNLNPDTTEDQVKEFLGRYGFPAYDEFELQEGDGTRPAVTLTFHAVDETALQHFVPRIHDVFWNGHRINALVLRERFN, from the coding sequence ATGGCACTTCTGATGATTTCCAACCTCAACCCGGATACCACCGAGGACCAGGTGAAAGAGTTCCTCGGTCGTTACGGGTTTCCGGCGTACGACGAATTCGAACTCCAGGAAGGAGACGGTACGCGCCCGGCGGTCACACTGACATTCCATGCCGTGGACGAAACCGCGTTGCAGCATTTTGTCCCGCGCATCCATGACGTGTTCTGGAATGGCCACCGGATCAATGCGTTGGTGTTGAGAGAACGCTTCAACTGA
- a CDS encoding response regulator transcription factor, which yields MNAMQPTVCIVDDDDSVRRALARVLGAHRYHTSCFDSAKRFLDNVELENSPICAVVDLQMPDMDGIALQQTLSQRVPVVILTGHADVSKAVQAMQAGAIDFLEKPVQDGLLLAAVERACERAREQFARKAELRVLRQKIERLTPREREVLGWIVSGLRNKQVASELGTVEKTIKVHRAHVMQKLEVDSLPALVRIADKMGMGIVART from the coding sequence ATGAACGCAATGCAGCCAACGGTATGTATCGTCGATGACGACGACAGTGTGCGGCGTGCCCTGGCACGCGTCCTTGGCGCCCATCGGTATCACACCAGTTGCTTCGATTCCGCCAAGCGCTTTCTGGATAACGTCGAACTGGAGAATTCGCCGATCTGTGCCGTGGTCGACCTGCAGATGCCAGACATGGACGGCATCGCCTTGCAGCAGACGCTGAGCCAGCGAGTTCCCGTCGTCATCCTCACCGGACATGCCGACGTGTCCAAGGCGGTACAGGCCATGCAGGCGGGCGCGATAGATTTTCTCGAAAAGCCGGTGCAGGACGGGCTGCTTCTGGCTGCGGTCGAACGGGCGTGTGAACGCGCGCGGGAACAGTTCGCGCGCAAGGCCGAACTCCGCGTGCTGCGGCAGAAGATCGAGCGGCTGACGCCCAGAGAGCGTGAAGTCCTCGGCTGGATCGTGTCGGGCCTGCGCAACAAGCAGGTGGCCAGCGAACTCGGGACCGTGGAAAAGACCATCAAGGTGCATCGCGCGCACGTGATGCAAAAGCTCGAAGTGGACTCGCTTCCAGCCCTGGTCCGCATTGCCGACAAGATGGGCATGGGGATCGTCGCGCGCACCTGA